One stretch of Xiphophorus maculatus strain JP 163 A chromosome 19, X_maculatus-5.0-male, whole genome shotgun sequence DNA includes these proteins:
- the pax1 gene encoding paired box protein Pax-1, whose translation MEQTYGEVNQLGGVFVNGRPLPNAIRLRIVELAQLGIRPCDISRQLRVSHGCVSKILARYNETGSILPGAIGGSKPRVTTPNVVKNIREYKQSDPGIFAWEIRDRLLADGVCDKYNVPSVSSISRILRNKIGNLSQPSQYESSKQASAQAGLSYNHIYPYSYTNAMSPTGTKMGTPPGVPVAAGHVSISRAWPSPHTVTNILGIRAFMDPTAIAGTEGYPTKMEDWSSVNRAAFPASHTVNGIDKPAIDADIKYAQPSSTLSSYVSACAYSPSNQYGVYSGPAGGYVAPGHHHWQPQSPALSHPGSGMAMHAGEIHSPMAFKHQVREGDRKPPSPLSKQHQHEDLNSVHGLSLATSSS comes from the exons ATGG AGCAAACCTATGGAGAGGTGAACCAACTAGGCGGCGTGTTTGTCAACGGGAGACCCCTGCCCAACGCCATAAGGTTGAGAATCGTGGAACTGGCCCAGCTAGGCATCAGACCCTGCGACATAAGCCGGCAGCTGCGAGTCTCCCATGGCTGCGTGAGCAAGATTTTAGCGAGGTACAACGAGACGGGATCCATCTTACCCGGTGCCATCGGTGGGAGCAAGCCGCGCGTAACGACGCCAAACGTGGTGAAGAACATCAGGGAATACAAACAGAGCGACCCCGGGATCTTTGCCTGGGAGATCAGGGACAGGCTTCTAGCCGACGGTGTTTGCGACAAGTACAATGTTCCCTCCGTGAGCTCGATCAGTAGGATTTTACGCAACAAGATCGGGAATCTCTCCCAGCCTAGCCAGTACGAGAGTAGCAAGCAAGCCTCCGCGCAGGCCGGGCTTTCCTACAACCACATATACCCTTATTCCTACACCAACGCAATGTCTCCAACTGGCACTAAAATGGGCACCCCACCTGGAGTACCGGTAGCTGCTGGGCATGTGAGCATATCGAGGGCCTGGCCTTCCCCGCACACCGTCACCAACATCCTGGGAATACGAGCATTCATGGATCCTACAG CAATTGCTGGAACGGAGGGATATCCGACAAAAATGGAGGACTGGAGCAGCGTGAACAGAGCAGCTTTTCCTGCTTCGCACACGGTCAACGGGATCGACAAGCCAGCCATCGACGCAGACATAAAATACGCTCAG CCTTCCTCCACTCTGTCCAGTTATGTCTCGGCGTGCGCCTACTCTCCAAGCAACCAGTACGGGGTTTATAGTGGCCCAGCAGGAGGCTACGTGGCCCCGGGCCACCACCACTGGCAGCCACAGAGCCCGGCCCTTTCCCACCCAGGCAGCGGGATGGCCATGCACGCGGGGGAGATCCACTCGCCCATGGCCTTCAAGCATCAAGTCCGAgaag GAGACAGAAAGCCCCCCAGTCCTCTGAGCAAACAGCACCAGCATGAAGACTTGAACAGTGTGCATGGACTCTCTCTTGCTACCTCATCCTCCTAA